CCAGTGAttagatgtaaaaataaaaggcGCAGTGGTTCATCAGTGTTGCTTTGAACTCAGAGAGGTTAATTTTGAGTACTCACCACTCATGTTTgtaggaaagtgtgtgtgtgtgtgtgtgtgtgtgtgtgtgtgtgtgtgtgtgtgtgtgtgtgtgtgtgtgtgagtttacaAGCCTAAAGTCTTTCTTACATCTCCAGCAGGAGGGGATTGGCTCAGATTAAGCCAGGCTTTAAGTGTCGTACCAGTTACAaccctctccctccttctctcggGCCGTGGGAGGTGGTCATGGTGAGGTTTTCCATTAGACTGGTTGACGCAGGTAGCTCCGACCTCCTCTGCGCCTGTAACTTAAGACTCTGCTCCACGGGGACTCCAGAGCACCCAAGAGAATGGGCGATAAAAGCTAAACAAAGAGATAAAGAAGGGGTTTATGGCTAGCTAACATGTGATTGGTGATTTGCAGAAAGAACAATTCTAAGGTGTTTAATTCAGTGTGTAAGAGACCATGGGAGCAGTTTTCAGCTGGATATCCACACACATCTGCATGCTTATCAAACACACAGCAGCCATCTCCATGCTGTGGACTGTAAGTAGTGTGACATGACATAgcttctagtgtgtgtgtgtgtgtgtgtgagagagagagagagtttgaatGTAAATGAGTACAGATGCTGATGAAGTGTTTGTTTTGAAGTGTTAAGTACAGGTTCCTCCCTCTGGTTGTGTTATGGTCTCCTAACGGCTTTCGCGTCACTGTGGTTTTGGGGCATGGGTCAGCGTGATTCTGCATGATGAGTCATTTTCTGAAAGTAACTCATTAATATTTGTGGTTTTGGAGAGATACTGTGGACGTGCTGTGGATGATTACTTtataaaaagtgtttttgtaattaaattctCTCAAATGGAAGTGCGGTGTGTAGATAGTCACTGTCGTGTTTCTTTTCTGCTTTATTACTTTAAGAAACAGATGCAGTGGGGTCGAGAATTTGCACTGAACGGGTAACAGGCTGTTAGTTATTGCGTCATTACATAGAAGGGCCAATCAtgttaaaatgtacaaatgCAGGCCATACAGCCAGTGTTTACGTGGGAAGGGGCGGAGCTTGTAGGGCTGAGAGTGCTTCTAAGTTTCATGTTTGTAAAATCTAAAAAGGTGAAggctttgtgtgtttatgttgtctAATCACATTTAAAAGCAAGACGTtttacttctactactgctaccaaCTATTGATAATGCTACCATTCCTACAGCTAATgtttttactactactacaaatgTTACTACCAGTACTGATACTAGTAGTATTATCATCATTACCACTTTTAACATTTTGATTGTGTACTATTGTAACTACTGTTACAACTACTATATCCACTACTACTATTGGtagtagtactactactacttctactattactactactactactactacttctactattactactactactactactactacttctactattactactaacactactactactactactactattactactactactactaactactacttctactattactactactactactactactattactactactactactactactactactactactacttctactattactactactattactactactactactactactattactactactactactactactacttctactactactactactactattactactactactactactactacttctactactactactactactactactactattactactactactactactactacttctactattgctactactactactattacttctactattactactactattactactactactactactactattactactactactactactactactacttctactactactactactactactattactactactactactactattacttctagtattactactactactactactattactactactactactactactacttctactattactactactactactattacttctactattactactactactactactactactactattactactactattactactactactactactactattactactactactactattacttctactattactactactactactactactattactactactactactattacttctactattactactactattactactactactactactattactactactactactactactactacttctactactactactactactactactactactactactattacttctactattactactactattactactactactactactattactactactactactattacttctactattactactactattactactactactactactactactacttctactactactactactactactactattactactactactactactattacttctactattactactactactactactactactactattactactactactactacttctactattactactactactactattacttctactattactactactactactactactactactattactactactattactactactactactaatactactactactactattacttctactattactactactactactactactattactactactactactattacttctactattactactactattactactactactactactactattactactactactactacttctactactactactactactactactactactattacttctactattactactactattactactactactactactactattactactagtagtactattactattactactactgctactactactactactactagtattattactactactattatcattattactactactactgttattgCTACTGTTAGTATTGTTACAGCTACTATAtctaaatactactactacaattaccactgttattactactgttactagtACTAtaactaatactactactattattactacagcTACTACAGAGAGCATGAAGAATGAAACTTAAAAGAAAGCTTGATCAACAGTTATCACAAATCAAATTTCCTTTAAGGAAATCCAGGTCTAAACCACTAATGAGTGAGCTGAAGGAGATAACCAAAAGTAAATATCATTTAAGAATATTAGgaaggaaccttgagaggaactatGAGTGTAAAGAGGAATTCCTTCTTCTTAGCTTGACACCAGATAGttgtagtacagtacagtacagagtACAAATACGTTATGAATGTCTTATTAATGTCCCATGAACTTTTAAattgaaatgtttgtgtttctttgtttacttattttttgttttccctGCAGGTCCAGGAAGCTCTTGAGGCCCCGAACAACCCCGGTGAAGCAGAACAGACCAAGTGCGAGCCTGAGTCATACCCACGAGGATGGAGAGAGCAGGAATCGGACGGCACACGTGAGCCGTGGAATGACCAGGATGAGTTTTCGGCTCTGTTGGGGGTGGAACATCTTTACCCAGGATTAAATTTTGAAAATGGACTTAAGGAGACAGACTGTAAAGTGCAAGAAGGAGTGACGAACACACACTGCAGGAAGGAACGCATCAACACACGTAACGAAGTAAACACTCATCACGTTAACACAAACTGTGGAGCGCTCACAGACATAACACAGGAAACACTGTCACTCTCAATCAACGGTCTCAACACAGTAGAACCCAGCACGCAACCTGATCAAGGAGCAGGAGAACTGAATACACAACATGTAAACACATATCATGCACAACACGCTACCACGAATAACACGGACGTACTGAAAACACAAGACACTGAAAATATTGATATCACAGGTAAAGCCTGCATAGGAACAAACAATGAAGAGAGGGCAGGTTCACAAACTACAGAGACAAAAGGTGAAAATATAGCAGAGTTAAAAAGAAAGGACTACAGTGAGCCATACGATGGGAGACAAAGCTCATCAACAAAATACTGTGGAGAAACATGTCTCAAAGTCAGCACTGGTCCACAAAGGACAGATGTGTTTAGTTTAAATGATTCTGGCAAGCACAACTTAGAGAGCACAAGCATATGCAGTGCCGAGATACACAAAGATATCCGCagtaacataaacacacaccttgATAGGTTACACAATGCAGACGACAAGCACATACGCAAACCAGAAATACATTCATTTGACAGCAACGAGGTAGACATCAGAGATACGGGTGCACAAAACTGCTCTCAGGACTCAGAACCACACCATAAAAACAGCAACAATCCAGATGCACACTGTCCAGAAACCTTTGTAGACACAGAAGGCACAACATGCGTCCAACAAAGACATAACATCAAGTCAAGGTGCATAAATTTCGAACACAAGCCACCACCATCTCAGGATGATGTATGCAATGGAAAAGCAGATGACTCACTAAGCAGGAGTGAACTGAAGCGGATTAATTGCAACGGATACTCTTCGCACACACGTGCAACAAACGAGTGCGGAAACACCTCAGGTGTGAAAGGAAAGGCACTGAACACTGCCGTGCACTGCAAAGACACTCCGATTGTTCTCACAACATGCAAAGACTGTAACGTAGCGGAGATAGCACCATCCAAAACCGAGGAATACTGCTCAAGACACCTTAACACCTGTGATGGTGACACAAAGTCTCACGACACACTGTGTGTATCAGGTATCAAATCGTTGCATTTGGGAACCGAACCTGTGAACTCTCCTGGGTCCGGACTTCCTCAACCGTCGAATGGTAACCTGTTGCCTGCTTATTCTGAAGAGACTGCTGCAGAGACTTTATTGCACACTGAAGCAGAGAAGCAACTACAGAAAACCCCACATGATCAGCAGCAGGAATTAGAGTCCAGGTTCCTGCCATGTTCCACAGACTGTGAGGACGTTGATGGGATCTTTTGGCTAAACTCACCAGTCACTGCGACAGAGAACAAGAAGGCCACACTTTCCGATACTAGGGGGTGTAAACAGTTTGTAGCCAGAATAAACAGATTTGAAGAGAAAGTTTGGGAGGATTCCTCCTTTACACTCACCCTCTCAGCACAATCTACATCTGTGGAAAAACTTGCAGAAGGCACCCGCCTCCTCCAAATACACAACGAGTGCAAGGATATTAACTCCCATAGCCCAGAGCTCTTGATATCCTCCAGTCATTCCTGTGAGAGATCGCATTGCTCTCTTTCCACAGAGGAGAAAGTGAAAGAACGAAGCCAGGAATTGACAAGGTCTGAGGACGTGGAAGATAGTCTGTATCCAAAACATGGACAGAGTATAGAAGATGAGCTTGCTTCTCCATTGCATTCAGCCAAGTCCAACCATTGTGAGATTAGGACAGAGAACTGTGTCTCATCAAAGCCTGTTGAAACACAGGCTCCACTATTTACTGTTTGTCAGCCAACACACACGCATGAGCAGTGTGTCAATGTCTTGAATAATCACACACTGTTTATTGATTTCAAACATAAGAGAAGCACCTCTTCTCCCCAAGGGAATGTCACTGAGATCCCATTTCCAGAAACTAGCGTTACTAAGACTGTTGGAGACTCCAAAGCCAGCTTTGCTGAAAAGGACAATCCTCAATCAGATAAGATTGGTCCTTGTTGGAACCTCTCTGTATACAATAGCACAGCCTCGGAGAAGTCAACAGAGGCCGTAGAAGCTGTAGTTTTCTGCAATCCGTGGCTGGAACCTTTTTCTGATGGTCCAGAAAGCGGTTCTGAGGATGGTGATCAAACCAGTCACCTTGCTCTGACCTTCAAAAAGAACGAGGGAGCACTTCAGCAGGGCTTGGTCAGCTTAGATGGTCTGAAGAAACGCTCAGATGTTCTGTGTCCTGTAGACTGGAGCAGTGAGGATTCAGCAGTTTCTGGGCTAGGTGAAGATTTGGAGAGCATTCACTGTGATTTCTACCCTCCACAGGTGGAGAACCGTGAGCAACCTACACAGAAAGAGTACCTTGAGAACAATACATGTTTACGCTCTGAATGTAATATAGTAACCACAGGTGATAAACTGCACAACGACCAAAAGTGTCACATAGACTCACACTTAATACAGTCAGTTCCTAATGGCCTTGGTCCATTTACACACTCCAGACAATGCAAAGATATtaaccacatacacatacacacatctctCTGTGACTGCATACCAGAGACTGATTTAGACTCGCTCAGATCTCAGCCACATCAGCCATGTATTGATGTTCTTCAGTCTTCACCAGGTTATCTGGAGACACAGAATCCTGTCAAGCAGGGAAAACAGAAAGAACTCTCTAGCTCAACTCAGCTCATATCCCACAACGGCATCAGGACCTGTCGAGAAAAAGACGACAGCTCATTAACACTTTCTGGAGTAAAGACAATACACTACACCCAATCTGAGGTCCTGCTCTCCTCcagaagcctggagcctatcccagaaacgGACTGCTCCCTGGATAACGTCCCTAATCCGAATGATGATACTTTTCTAGGTGACAAGAAAACAGAAACTGAGAAGTTTGATAGTGACAACATGAAACCCTCAGAGTCAGACCAGGACATTCTTGGGGTTGCTTCCTGTGTGCACCGTTTGTCTGTATGCAAAGGTAACTTTTAAcataacccccccccaaaaaaataaataaataacttgatAACTAactaataaagaaataaataactaaataagtGTTGCGTGTTACCATATTTTGGCTCTgataaatggtgatttctcacTCATTAGTCTATTTGTCTAGTCTAAATCAGTTAAATTGATACattttggttcattttctaTTTGCTCTGGTTCAACCACCAAGGGAGAACCAAAGTTTGATTCAAATGGACTGACGtctgtgtgaaatgtgaaagcACTATATAATACTTCATAAGAGTTATACTACCTAATAAATTATCTATGACCTTCAAACGGTGAAACTTGGTCAATACTTTAGTGTTTTACTATTCATTTCAATTTTACTTCAATTGAGCGTTCTCCTGCACAACATGCTTTATTTTCCAGCTAGCATAATTACCTGAAATTGAAGATTTCAAAAACATGCTTTGCCAAGGTCAGACAACTAGCAGTACAATGTATTATAACAGACAAACCACAATTAAGCACTGATACCATTTACAATATTGTATTGTTTACTTGAACACCAGGAAAGTCTGAGGACCAGCCATGCTCTGCTCCTTCAGACCTGAATGAGGACAAGTCCCTGCAGAGTGATGACGCTTCATCAATCAAGTGTCCATCCACAGGATCCTTGGAACTGGACACGAGCAGCATTAACAGTGAGGACCAAGAGGAGCAGAGATCTCCTGTTGCTGGTCCCACTGTGAAATCACAACATGCAAAAAGTAAAGTTAAGCCATCCAAATTCTCAGTTTTCTCCAAAATGCCCTCGTTCAGACGAGGAAAGAGTATCGCAAGAGATGGGAGGGTAAGTAAGGGTGAAATCCCACCCAGGGACTCACAGGACCGAGGGGAGGACCTTCTTTTCTATAGGACTCACCTGACCCAGGATGCAGGACGAGATCCAGAGAATCAGCCAGAAAACTCAGATGATGAAGTCTTCTACAAAAGTGAGGCTGGACCTAAGCAACCAGGGCTTCAGGTAGAtacagaagaggaagaggaggaggaggaggatgtcTTTGGTAATGTCCAGGGGACAGGGGACATGGAGGGTTCAGAGATGCCACAACTTAAACAGAGCACTGGAAGTGAATGCTCAAGCTGCAGGAGGAGCAAAAGCACAGAAGGCATAAGCTTTCGCTTGCGTTTTGCCCAGGCCCACAAGTCTCTGTCAAGCTTATTTGAGTCTCGTTCCGTGGATAAGTACAATGAGTGTCCAGAATCAGAAGATATGCGAACCAAGCTTTCATGGAGGAAGCAGAAACGGGCGAAGGACGTGGATCTTCTAAGACGTACAATGTCTGTGCCAGACACGGACAGAGATGGAAATAAAGATATGCAGCGCCACACTGACCCACTTAGCAAACGTGGTGTCCTGCGAGATGGAGTCGGCACATCCCTGCAGGACAGCAAATCAGACGGGCGCAATAGGAGGTGTTTGTCAATTACGTTTATTGATTCCTCAGAGGCTTCACCTACCCGTGACTCTGGTTCCATCTCACCTATGTCCCTACTACCCAGTCAGATGTCATCATCTTGTTCCAAAATGCCACCAGGGAACAATGAAAACCCAGAACTTCCCATGAGACCAATGAGTCCCAAACCAAGCAGTCCAAGGTCTGCAGGGCAGAAACAGCGATTCCGTTACCCCTCTTCACGGGCAAACACACTTTCTCTGATTATTCTTGGCCATAGTGTTAGTGTTTCAGATCCCCCTGAGAGACCGAGGTCCCTCAAACCTAAAGTGGGCCGTCAGGGTTCTCTCAGCCCACTGGGTACCAGCAGCCACCAGGAGGATGGCAGCATAGACATCCCCTCCCCCATAAGCATCATTACCTCTATTACAGACAATGAATTTGAGGTAAGCAAAGTCTGTGTTATTACTACTTTTGCCTTGTCATCACCATGTTAGTGTCGTTTCTGTTCTGCTAATGGTCCACAGTCCAAATAATATGGTGTGTCGGTTGTGCATTGTCCAAGGCAACAGTTGACCGATAACTAATTAGTGTGCACCTGATCACAGCTAATCAGAGCTACATATATGATGAACGGGCCGATAAGTGTCCCAATTAGCCATAACTTAGCTTACAGAAActaaaaatgatatatttttactCATTCCTTGATATCCTTTAGCTTTCTCTTTACAGTCTTAGCTGCAGGCTTGAAGTATAGTAGGGTTCTTCAGACATAGTTTGGAAATACAACTGCCCAGTACAATCAAACACTTTCCCTGATTCAATCTCTCACCTAGTAAGCAAGCAGTTCATAGAAGAAATCAGGTAAGAGAAGGAAAACTGACAATGTAAACAACCGTGGTTCCATCCAGTGTTGGCGTTCAGTGGCAGATGCATAGAGTTCAACATAAACGTTGTGACATGCTTAAAACTTTGAGAAAGTCGCCATCTAGAGGTGGCTTGGCAAACAGGTAATGGCAACATCCTTTCTGAGATTTAACTCTAGATAAATCAGAACAGGCTCTGTTGAAGCTGTTTCATGGATGGGAAGTTCTATAGGCACTTCTCAGGACTGAATTACACAAACTGTCTGAACAAAGACTATAGGTGTAATCGTTAATACCGAAATTTTAATtgtattcatatattttattttttttttaccgttcTTCCACACACTAGGAAAATTATGTGAGTCCACTAACAagagcattttttatttaattaattccttTGAGAACTGGTTCTTGTTCAGTGATATGCTGCCCACTATGATTAGTTAaacatatttgttcattttgaaccATGAACTGGTTATTATGCTGCCTCTGAATGCACTATTGCCTAGGAgttcagtgttttgcccaaGGATACTGTCTGATAATGCTTTTCAAAACAGCCTAGCGTATCGCTGAAGGTATCTCCTGGAAGTCCTCATCTTTCAAGTCAATCTACAGTAATGAAGATGGTGAATAGTTCTCCTGCAGGATCGTCCAGTCAGAGGACCAGATCCGGGTCCAGCATTAGCACTATTCCTAGCCTACCCATGCAGGTTGGATTGCAAAGACACTGTTTTAGGGATGATCTGTGGATcgaggagaagaagaagcagcagagGAGGCTGACCAGGGCCACACTAAAGAGGGGAACTCACCCACTGGAGGAGCTAGAGGAAGTAAGAGTGACCGAAATGTCTTGTGGAGCAAAGACTTAGCCTCTCTTCACTTATTTTTCTCTTCAACTTATGCTGTCTGTTTCGTCTCCTGTCTTCATTGTTCTTTGTTATATTTCACTTTTCCACAACTTCTTATCTACTTCTATCCTCGGCAGTCTCTTTTGTACTTTGCTTACAGTCTACATTATTGGTCTGCATTATTATGGATCTTGATATATACTCGATTTACAGTTTGTTTGGCCcatctgtatttttcctgaccCTACTGATTACCACTCTGACTTAGTCTTCTTTCATTAACCAGTGAATTAGGTGTGTTAGATGAGGGAAAATGAAATTGTGCTGGACTCCAGACATGAAGAACCAGCCATGGGCTTTAGTATGTTGGATAACTTGAATGTGTTGTTTAGTAGAGCCATAGTTCCAAATCCAGCTCCAGTCGGtccagagattttttttgtttttgctccagCTTCCATACAGCAGGTAATATGGCGCTCAGGTGTGTTAGCACATGAACTGGATGCTCTAAcagctgccaaaacacatgCCAAACTGGTTGAGCATCTGCATTTGCACATACAACTGCACTTTATACCACATATTGTTCATACATTTATCTTACCGTCTATCTtcgaaatattttatttaaagtattaTGTAAGTAAGTTCTATTTGATGTAAATTCTGTTGCTAGACAGtcataaaaagcatttcactccACGTCTTACTGTGTATTCAGTACTTAGTACTTGTGTACATTGATAAATGTCTAAATAAATGTTGGACAATATCTAAATTCTGcattgttgtgttattttcatataaacaaCGTGACAGTGAtgctgcattaataatgataatttacTGGGTTTTGGAGCTGGTAGCTAGTCAGTCCAAACAGGGTGAAAGTTACTATGGGCTGGTTCGAGATATATTTTATTAAGATCACTGTGATTAGGATAAGGATTGCAATCTGTAATCTCTTCCTCCAGGTAAGGACCCGGCTGTCTCTATGTGCATTGAAAGCGTTTCCTGGAATGCCACTCCGAAGTCTGAGCTTCTCTCACAGCACCCCCATTGGGCTGGACTGCCTCGGCTGGAGACGACGCATGTCCTCCCCTGGTGAGTACCGAGGTTTAGATGTCTGCTTGTACTCATTTTGGAAGCATTACTGAGACCTTATGATTGTATCTGAGTTGGTATTATGTCTTTTTTCTGGTGTATGTGGCTGGTTGTCCATATGTGGATATGTCCAGGTACATAAGGTTAAAATGATGCTTGTTTGTAATGGCCAGTGTTGAGATTGTGTGATGTTTGTGGGTAGCATCAGCTCAGCAGTTAAGGTTCTGCGGTAGTGATCAAAAAGTTGCGTATTCAAGTCTCAGGCCTTAAGCAGTACCTAGAGCACTCAACTGCTTAGCTAAATTCTGGATAAATGCAATAGCCCAGCAAGTCAGTAGTTGCTAACTGGTGAACTGCGGTGCTTGTGAGGACCCAAAGTATTTCAGGGGATCAAGTCAGGCATTTGAAATAGACCTAAGCAGAACTaattaacaaaagaaaaaagccaCAATCCAGCTACTCCAGTTTTCTAAGCACTTAATGGagccaatcacatgcatttatgtaaagtATTCATCTGAAGAATGTCAAAAAGAGAAATCTGTGGCAGCAGTCATAAGTGGTAAAATTAAGCTACTACtgagaaacaaaacataatcaCTTCAAATGGAGTGTTTATAGTCATACTGTTGTCTCCATTCAGCGCTGGTAGTCACGTATACAGATCTTAGTCAGCAACGAATTATATATAAATGGATCTTTTCAAATTTTAGTCGAATACACCTGAATTAAAAGCTGAGAGATCTGGTTGAGATATTTGTTTACATGTAGCACATGCAACATCACCTTTCTGGAGACACTCTGTATGAGAGCCGGTTTTAGGACAGTGTTATTGTAATGTTGACCGACTACCAGCAGGGGGCAGCTGAACTGTGGTAGAGCCTTGCCTGATATAAAATCTAAGCCTAAACTCAATGTGCAGTAAAGGCCCTTTTATTCTGCAGTGGACAAAAG
This genomic window from Ictalurus punctatus breed USDA103 chromosome 1, Coco_2.0, whole genome shotgun sequence contains:
- the LOC108267341 gene encoding uncharacterized protein LOC108267341 isoform X2, producing MLWTVQEALEAPNNPGEAEQTKCEPESYPRGWREQESDGTREPWNDQDEFSALLGVEHLYPGLNFENGLKETDCKVQEGVTNTHCRKERINTRNEVNTHHVNTNCGALTDITQETLSLSINGLNTVEPSTQPDQGAGELNTQHVNTYHAQHATTNNTDVLKTQDTENIDITGKACIGTNNEERAGSQTTETKGENIAELKRKDYSEPYDGRQSSSTKYCGETCLKVSTGPQRTDVFSLNDSGKHNLESTSICSAEIHKDIRSNINTHLDRLHNADDKHIRKPEIHSFDSNEVDIRDTGAQNCSQDSEPHHKNSNNPDAHCPETFVDTEGTTCVQQRHNIKSRCINFEHKPPPSQDDVCNGKADDSLSRSELKRINCNGYSSHTRATNECGNTSGVKGKALNTAVHCKDTPIVLTTCKDCNVAEIAPSKTEEYCSRHLNTCDGDTKSHDTLCVSGIKSLHLGTEPVNSPGSGLPQPSNGNLLPAYSEETAAETLLHTEAEKQLQKTPHDQQQELESRFLPCSTDCEDVDGIFWLNSPVTATENKKATLSDTRGCKQFVARINRFEEKVWEDSSFTLTLSAQSTSVEKLAEGTRLLQIHNECKDINSHSPELLISSSHSCERSHCSLSTEEKVKERSQELTRSEDVEDSLYPKHGQSIEDELASPLHSAKSNHCEIRTENCVSSKPVETQAPLFTVCQPTHTHEQCVNVLNNHTLFIDFKHKRSTSSPQGNVTEIPFPETSVTKTVGDSKASFAEKDNPQSDKIGPCWNLSVYNSTASEKSTEAVEAVVFCNPWLEPFSDGPESGSEDGDQTSHLALTFKKNEGALQQGLVSLDGLKKRSDVLCPVDWSSEDSAVSGLGEDLESIHCDFYPPQVENREQPTQKEYLENNTCLRSECNIVTTGDKLHNDQKCHIDSHLIQSVPNGLGPFTHSRQCKDINHIHIHTSLCDCIPETDLDSLRSQPHQPCIDVLQSSPGYLETQNPVKQGKQKELSSSTQLISHNGIRTCREKDDSSLTLSGVKTIHYTQSEVLLSSRSLEPIPETDCSLDNVPNPNDDTFLGDKKTETEKFDSDNMKPSESDQDILGVASCVHRLSVCKGKSEDQPCSAPSDLNEDKSLQSDDASSIKCPSTGSLELDTSSINSEDQEEQRSPVAGPTVKSQHAKSKVKPSKFSVFSKMPSFRRGKSIARDGRVSKGEIPPRDSQDRGEDLLFYRTHLTQDAGRDPENQPENSDDEVFYKSEAGPKQPGLQVDTEEEEEEEEDVFGNVQGTGDMEGSEMPQLKQSTGSECSSCRRSKSTEGISFRLRFAQAHKSLSSLFESRSVDKYNECPESEDMRTKLSWRKQKRAKDVDLLRRTMSVPDTDRDGNKDMQRHTDPLSKRGVLRDGVGTSLQDSKSDGRNRRCLSITFIDSSEASPTRDSGSISPMSLLPSQMSSSCSKMPPGNNENPELPMRPMSPKPSSPRSAGQKQRFRYPSSRANTLSLIILGHSVSVSDPPERPRSLKPKVGRQGSLSPLGTSSHQEDGSIDIPSPISIITSITDNEFEPSVSLKVSPGSPHLSSQSTVMKMVNSSPAGSSSQRTRSGSSISTIPSLPMQVGLQRHCFRDDLWIEEKKKQQRRLTRATLKRGTHPLEELEEVRTRLSLCALKAFPGMPLRSLSFSHSTPIGLDCLGWRRRMSSPAVILPDGAPEKLGAGDEAGSEEDLYEELRSSGHRFPHPGGAGEQLAINELISDGSVVYAEALWDHVTMDDQELGFKAGDVIEVVDATNKEWWWGRILDSEGWFPASFVRLRVNQDEPMEDYLAQLEEAQEEQSSGVGLLLGPGLPCKEQMRTNVINEIMSTERDYIKHLKDICEGYIKQCRKRMDMFTEDQLCTIFGNIEDIYRFQKKFLKCLEKRFNKDEPHLSEIGSCFLEHQTDFQIYSEYCNNHPNACVQLSKLMKLNKYVFFFEACRLLQKMIDISLDGFLLTPVQKICKYPLQLAELLKYTNPQHRDYKDVEAALNGMKNVARLINERKRRLENVDKIAQWQSSIEDWEGEDILSRSSDLIYSGELTKISPPHAKSQQRMFFLFNHQMVYCKKDLLRRDILYYKGRMDMDQMEVLDVEDGKDRELNVSVKNAVKLRSLGGDELHLLCAKKPEQKQRWLRAFRDEREQVQHDRETGFSITEVQKKQAMLNACKSHPAGKPKAVTRPYYDFLLRQKHPTLPTSLPQQQVFMLAEPKRKSSNFWHNIGRLTPFKK